From Acidobacteriaceae bacterium, the proteins below share one genomic window:
- a CDS encoding DUF192 domain-containing protein: MSHHISGSTVAQSVEAADTSWTRLRGLLGRRGLDVGTGLWILPSSGVHTMGMRFAIDVIGLDRNRKVVRLWSNLRPYRLTPIVLGMHSALELPVGTIERAGVEVGSVLSLEEVEALQA; this comes from the coding sequence GTGAGTCACCACATCTCGGGATCGACCGTCGCGCAGAGCGTTGAAGCTGCAGACACCTCGTGGACTCGTCTCCGCGGGTTGCTGGGGCGTCGTGGTCTTGATGTGGGAACCGGGCTTTGGATTCTTCCTAGCTCCGGAGTTCACACCATGGGCATGCGTTTTGCCATCGACGTGATCGGTCTTGATCGCAACCGTAAGGTGGTACGGCTGTGGAGTAATCTCAGGCCGTACCGCTTGACCCCAATCGTGTTGGGGATGCATAGCGCGTTAGAACTGCCCGTAGGGACGATCGAACGCGCTGGCGTTGAAGTTGGAAGTGTTCTTTCGTTGGAAGAAGTGGAAGCCCTTCAGGCCTGA
- a CDS encoding type II secretion system F family protein — translation MLLLVISFLLIATLCFSIVMLVLRPSKTALATDRRLRKLLAAPDPASLGKRGASSSASGGPLVDLLEAAVRDTSLLRRLEVLLLRAQSSQRPGTIIAASIGLGLLVLVVALALNAPLLFSLLIAAGSIAIPVFVLRFLGQRRLAAFDLVLADCIDMCARALRAGHSLTGAIGMVADEAPEPAKTEFAEIFRKQSYGLGLREALMQALERMPSVDLQVVVTGMLVQKETGGNLVELMERLSSLIRERARIQREVRTHTAQGRITGWILCMLPVGLLLIINIMSPGYSKPLFEEEGGKKLLYIGMGLLAAGGFTIRRIVRGIEV, via the coding sequence ATGCTTCTTCTTGTTATCTCGTTCCTTCTGATCGCCACGCTTTGCTTCTCGATCGTCATGCTGGTTCTTCGGCCGTCGAAGACTGCGCTTGCGACCGATCGCAGGCTGCGTAAGCTTCTCGCCGCGCCGGATCCAGCGTCGCTGGGCAAGAGAGGCGCAAGCTCCTCGGCTTCGGGAGGCCCACTTGTCGATCTGCTGGAGGCCGCAGTCAGGGATACCTCCTTGCTTCGTCGTCTGGAGGTTCTTCTGTTGCGTGCACAGAGTTCGCAGCGCCCCGGAACGATCATTGCGGCGAGCATCGGATTGGGGCTGCTGGTGCTGGTGGTTGCCCTGGCACTCAATGCGCCGCTACTCTTTTCGCTCCTGATAGCAGCGGGTTCCATAGCTATTCCTGTCTTTGTTCTGCGCTTTCTCGGGCAGCGTCGTCTTGCAGCGTTTGATCTTGTCCTTGCGGACTGCATTGATATGTGTGCTCGCGCGTTGCGTGCCGGGCATTCACTCACTGGAGCCATTGGTATGGTCGCGGACGAGGCGCCGGAACCGGCTAAGACAGAGTTTGCCGAAATTTTTCGCAAGCAGAGTTACGGCCTCGGTCTTCGCGAGGCTCTTATGCAGGCGCTTGAGCGTATGCCTTCGGTAGATCTACAGGTTGTTGTTACCGGAATGCTGGTGCAGAAGGAAACCGGCGGAAACCTCGTGGAGTTGATGGAGAGGCTTTCAAGCCTCATCCGTGAACGAGCTCGCATTCAGCGTGAGGTTCGCACGCATACCGCGCAAGGGCGCATCACAGGATGGATTCTTTGCATGCTGCCGGTGGGTCTGCTGCTCATCATCAACATCATGAGCCCGGGATACTCCAAGCCACTGTTTGAAGAAGAAGGTGGCAAGAAGCTTCTTTATATCGGCATGGGATTGCTGGCTGCCGGTGGCTTTACGATTCGCCGCATCGTCAGGGGGATTGAAGTATGA
- a CDS encoding AAA family ATPase yields MSRSNQGFLNVIVLTVGTDIYTTDSLMRVAKSRAWMVETFHSEEYLSAHKRPSFGPQLQDADRCVAFLDFERSPEAAAETARFLTESYGNKVLVVAVVRTQLPALIVSAMRSGCNELLTEPIQLPALESIFDQIDRLSAGEYLPQAQEGTVLAIVGAKGGVGSTALAVHLATFLAKRSGKRTLLIDNHTYGGHVAVYLGIDSSNYFEEAVRNLSRMDSELLKRFVVQHSSGLEVMTSPDVFDAARMMEPEAVRRAFEFLRTEYAYIVVDCSRDERAINRPVFAVAKTIYPVTTPDVAAARDLSRFIDELAVMDDWADKTRIILNRSNSPLAIPSEQIEHATRQRIAVRVPNGYQELTRAANLGEPLDPNSHSDSAVALSRWADEVAGTVSRKPKSAKEGKVLSALRHPFTPHSSFGL; encoded by the coding sequence ATGAGCCGAAGCAATCAGGGTTTTCTCAACGTCATCGTTCTGACCGTAGGGACGGATATCTATACGACGGACTCTTTGATGAGAGTGGCCAAAAGCCGTGCGTGGATGGTCGAAACGTTCCATTCGGAAGAGTACTTGTCTGCACATAAACGCCCGTCGTTTGGGCCGCAGTTACAGGACGCAGACCGGTGCGTCGCATTCCTCGACTTCGAGCGTTCGCCGGAGGCTGCTGCCGAGACGGCTCGCTTTCTTACGGAAAGCTACGGTAATAAGGTGCTCGTTGTGGCGGTGGTCAGAACGCAGCTTCCTGCGCTGATCGTGAGCGCCATGCGCTCAGGCTGCAATGAACTGCTCACCGAACCGATTCAGCTTCCGGCTCTAGAGAGCATCTTTGACCAGATTGACCGTTTGTCTGCAGGGGAGTATCTGCCGCAGGCGCAGGAAGGCACTGTGCTTGCGATCGTTGGTGCCAAGGGTGGTGTTGGAAGTACGGCACTGGCGGTGCATCTCGCGACGTTTCTGGCTAAGCGCAGCGGCAAACGTACCCTGCTGATCGACAACCATACCTACGGTGGGCATGTGGCCGTCTACCTGGGAATTGATAGCAGTAACTACTTTGAAGAGGCTGTGCGGAATCTTTCTCGCATGGACAGCGAGCTGCTGAAACGCTTTGTGGTGCAGCATAGCAGCGGGCTTGAGGTGATGACGTCTCCCGATGTTTTTGATGCGGCGAGAATGATGGAGCCCGAAGCGGTCCGCCGGGCGTTTGAGTTTCTCCGTACGGAGTATGCGTACATCGTGGTCGATTGCTCGCGCGACGAACGTGCGATCAATCGTCCTGTATTTGCAGTCGCAAAGACGATTTATCCGGTGACGACGCCTGATGTTGCCGCAGCTCGTGACCTCTCACGATTTATCGATGAGCTTGCCGTGATGGACGATTGGGCGGATAAGACTCGTATTATTCTCAACCGCTCCAACTCTCCGCTGGCGATCCCTTCCGAGCAGATTGAACACGCCACGCGGCAACGTATTGCTGTGCGTGTACCCAATGGCTACCAGGAGTTGACGCGTGCGGCTAATCTGGGAGAGCCGCTCGATCCAAATAGCCACTCGGACTCTGCTGTGGCGCTGTCGCGCTGGGCGGACGAAGTCGCCGGAACCGTTTCGCGAAAGCCGAAGTCGGCGAAAGAGGGTAAGGTTTTGTCCGCATTACGCCATCCCTTTACGCCACACAGCTCGTTTGGTTTGTAA
- a CDS encoding CpaF family protein gives MHIIDRIVSAVGRRVDESSPMVDARLSDGSRVNVIVPPLAIDGPILSIRRFSSGPLRAEDLLRSQMLTQPMLELLQRAVEAHLNIVVSGGTGAGKTTLLNMLSGFISPRERIVTIEDSAELQLRQQHVVRLETRPPNMEGQKAVRQRELVINALRMRPDRIVLGEVRGEETLDMLQAMNTGHDGSLTTIHANTPRDALSRMETMALMGDVRLPDRAIRAQISSAVHLIVQVARMGDGTRRITHISELTGIQSETIGMNDLFLFERRGMGPHGRVLGRFHSTGIVPRFFEKLQAAGIPLPVGLLNHSVEV, from the coding sequence ATGCACATTATCGACCGCATCGTTTCGGCTGTAGGACGGCGCGTTGATGAGTCCTCGCCGATGGTGGATGCTCGCCTGAGTGATGGCTCGCGCGTCAATGTGATCGTTCCTCCACTGGCGATTGATGGTCCTATTCTTTCAATTCGCCGATTTTCTTCCGGTCCGTTGCGCGCAGAAGACCTTCTTCGCTCGCAGATGCTGACACAACCCATGCTGGAGCTACTGCAGCGTGCGGTCGAAGCGCATTTGAACATCGTGGTTTCAGGTGGAACGGGCGCGGGTAAAACCACACTGCTCAACATGCTGTCCGGGTTCATCTCACCGCGTGAGCGCATTGTGACGATTGAGGACTCTGCCGAACTGCAACTGCGGCAGCAGCATGTCGTGCGGCTGGAAACGCGACCGCCCAATATGGAAGGGCAGAAGGCTGTTCGGCAGCGTGAGCTGGTAATCAACGCTTTGCGTATGCGACCCGACCGTATCGTACTTGGCGAGGTTCGTGGCGAAGAGACGCTCGACATGCTGCAGGCGATGAATACCGGTCATGATGGTTCGCTTACGACGATTCATGCCAATACGCCTCGCGATGCTCTCTCCCGCATGGAGACGATGGCATTGATGGGGGATGTGCGATTGCCTGATCGCGCGATCCGCGCACAGATCTCTTCGGCCGTTCATTTGATCGTGCAGGTCGCTCGCATGGGCGATGGTACCCGCCGTATCACGCACATCTCGGAGTTGACCGGGATACAGAGCGAGACGATCGGGATGAACGATCTCTTCCTCTTCGAGCGTCGAGGCATGGGGCCGCATGGCCGTGTGCTTGGCCGCTTTCATTCCACGGGCATCGTCCCGCGTTTCTTTGAGAAGCTGCAGGCTGCTGGCATTCCGTTGCCGGTTGGACTGCTCAACCATAGCGTGGAGGTCTAA
- a CDS encoding type II secretion system F family protein produces MSYAHWISCILGGLTVFFGLAVAGLLWATKSSREAERLEKVISHARPIPVAQQTPREKLEASIARFAAKLRGRMGLKLSTKSQEDLLAGGYRTPYAADIFFALQYLTPLVGILIGSVISQNTFFWILTLAAVGFLVPNIFLSLAVRRRKEKIVRALPDAMDLLVICVNAGLGLDQALLRVGEELAVSHRDIQQEFTRVHLEQRAGVPRLEAWNHLAQRVKVTEITTFVSMLHQTERFGTPIVRALTEFSDEIRSKRRQRAEEAAAKTKVKIVIPLVFFIFPCLFIVLLAPALMDISNVFSGLTK; encoded by the coding sequence ATGAGTTACGCACACTGGATCTCCTGCATTCTCGGTGGGCTCACCGTCTTCTTCGGGCTGGCGGTAGCTGGGTTGCTGTGGGCGACAAAATCTTCACGCGAGGCGGAACGTCTGGAGAAGGTGATCTCTCATGCCCGTCCCATTCCTGTAGCGCAGCAAACACCTAGAGAAAAGCTGGAAGCCTCTATCGCTCGCTTTGCGGCTAAGCTTCGTGGTCGTATGGGCCTGAAGCTTAGCACCAAGTCGCAGGAAGATCTTCTGGCAGGTGGCTATCGAACGCCGTACGCGGCGGACATCTTTTTCGCGTTGCAGTACCTTACCCCGCTGGTGGGTATCCTGATCGGCAGCGTAATCAGCCAGAACACGTTCTTTTGGATTCTTACTCTCGCTGCGGTTGGCTTTCTAGTTCCCAATATTTTTCTGAGCCTGGCTGTGCGCAGGCGCAAAGAGAAGATTGTGCGTGCGCTGCCGGACGCGATGGACTTGTTGGTTATCTGCGTGAATGCAGGTCTGGGGCTTGATCAGGCATTGCTTCGTGTCGGGGAAGAGCTTGCTGTCAGCCACCGGGACATCCAGCAGGAGTTTACGCGGGTGCATCTGGAGCAGCGTGCCGGGGTGCCTCGTCTTGAGGCGTGGAACCACCTTGCGCAGCGTGTGAAGGTGACGGAGATTACGACGTTCGTCAGCATGCTTCACCAGACCGAGCGGTTTGGTACACCGATTGTTCGTGCGCTTACGGAGTTTTCCGATGAGATTCGTTCGAAACGCAGGCAGCGTGCAGAAGAAGCTGCGGCGAAGACGAAGGTCAAAATTGTTATTCCCCTGGTCTTTTTCATTTTTCCCTGTCTCTTCATTGTCTTGTTAGCGCCGGCTCTTATGGACATCTCCAATGTCTTCAGCGGACTAACAAAATAA
- a CDS encoding pilus assembly protein TadG-related protein, with product MRRLREIREEDGQIILIAAISLTVIMLFLGLAIDIGHVRLEKRRLQGAADAAALAASIEGRVCADTYSCSAMKTAAQNALVENGYTGSTITTGCTIPSSTSLTLTLNQPPCLSASDPNKGKTNYVETLVSESVPTYFARFAGFNSFHINVRAEAGRGLGGPCIYALNPSAAGALNFVIGVGFTFKCGIVVESSSAAAITCLVGLLMSAPDVRITGGSASLLCLLNTPVSTGVPVPTPADPLAYLPAPPSATDGCGTGSGDLWNGSATPVNKLLLLGEKVVFNPGVYCGGITLTGTVLSSVVFNPGIYVLRNGNSVGLLGIPGPTTSGLVITIGLLCSIQGNGVMFYNQGNAGSFSLTGPSLALGLANINLTAPTSGEYGGLLFFQAHGVTNTGTFLVSVLQGGQMNGGVYMPDALVSYGVSVLATDHNYNFIVADRIQFTASVLGSFGNDYSTLQNGSPLNGDTSFLVQ from the coding sequence ATGAGACGACTACGCGAAATCCGAGAAGAGGACGGCCAGATCATTTTGATCGCGGCCATAAGTCTTACTGTGATCATGCTCTTTCTCGGTCTCGCGATCGATATCGGGCACGTTCGTCTGGAGAAGCGGCGTTTGCAGGGGGCTGCCGATGCTGCAGCTCTCGCTGCTTCGATCGAAGGACGGGTATGCGCGGATACCTATAGCTGTAGCGCGATGAAGACCGCGGCGCAAAATGCTTTGGTGGAGAACGGCTACACCGGCAGCACGATCACAACTGGCTGCACGATCCCATCCTCCACTTCTCTAACCCTAACGCTGAACCAGCCTCCATGTCTTTCGGCCAGCGACCCTAACAAAGGGAAAACGAATTACGTAGAGACATTGGTTTCGGAATCGGTGCCGACGTACTTTGCCCGCTTTGCGGGCTTCAATAGCTTTCACATCAACGTACGCGCAGAGGCGGGGCGAGGTCTTGGTGGACCTTGTATCTATGCGCTCAACCCAAGTGCTGCTGGTGCGCTCAACTTTGTCATCGGTGTTGGCTTTACGTTCAAGTGCGGGATCGTTGTGGAGTCTTCGTCTGCCGCTGCAATTACATGCCTGGTCGGCCTGCTGATGTCGGCTCCTGACGTTCGAATTACAGGAGGCTCAGCCTCTCTTCTTTGCCTGCTGAACACGCCGGTGTCGACAGGTGTGCCTGTGCCGACGCCCGCTGATCCGCTGGCTTACCTTCCTGCGCCTCCCAGCGCGACAGATGGATGCGGGACGGGCAGTGGTGACCTTTGGAACGGCTCGGCTACGCCCGTCAATAAATTGCTTCTGCTGGGTGAAAAAGTCGTGTTCAATCCCGGAGTCTATTGCGGGGGGATCACTTTGACGGGCACCGTGTTGTCGAGTGTGGTGTTCAACCCAGGGATTTATGTGCTCCGAAATGGCAACTCTGTTGGTCTGCTCGGTATCCCCGGTCCAACAACCAGCGGCCTGGTGATCACGATCGGCCTGCTCTGCAGCATTCAAGGGAACGGAGTCATGTTTTACAACCAGGGGAACGCCGGCAGCTTCTCGCTGACCGGGCCTTCGCTGGCGCTGGGACTCGCGAACATTAACCTTACCGCGCCGACTAGCGGTGAGTATGGTGGCCTGCTCTTCTTTCAAGCTCACGGTGTCACGAATACAGGCACCTTTCTGGTGAGCGTCCTGCAGGGTGGCCAGATGAACGGCGGCGTTTACATGCCGGATGCGTTGGTGAGTTATGGCGTAAGCGTTCTGGCTACGGACCACAATTACAACTTCATCGTGGCGGACCGCATTCAGTTCACCGCTTCGGTGCTGGGCTCCTTTGGTAACGACTATTCGACGTTGCAGAACGGCTCCCCGCTCAACGGAGACACCTCTTTCCTTGTGCAATAA